One segment of Bradyrhizobium sp. CB2312 DNA contains the following:
- a CDS encoding ABC transporter substrate-binding protein yields MTAKNKITISRRTLLAGASGTLIASRAGWAQQPSEVKVGLLVPISGLYARPGTVMREGAEMAVDHINAQGGIKALGGAKLKLVVLDSGDTTEKAKNAAQRMVAQETDLVAASGAYLSSFTLAVTEVTERANLPMLTLSYSDLITERGFKYVFQTAATAGSQAKQALPQLIKLAETASGKRPKTVAILTDNTGASIASAKAMREGLLAENQLQLIVDETFTPPLADATSLVQKIRSAKPDLLFFLPTVISDAKLLLEKMNEFGLGQGKVPTISFGIAIAEPDMLQTVSPELLQGVLTCVASWGAKGHEALIAELKTRYKEPWMTQNAISTYGDMWVIKDALEKAGKADRVAVGEALRTMDGGPSKYYPLGEIKFDEKGRRVGAGMTIVQWQSGVPVTVFPPELALAKPFWPKT; encoded by the coding sequence ATGACTGCAAAGAACAAGATCACGATATCGCGGCGAACATTGCTTGCCGGTGCCTCCGGCACGCTGATCGCATCCCGCGCCGGCTGGGCGCAGCAGCCTTCCGAAGTGAAGGTCGGCCTGCTGGTACCGATCTCCGGGCTCTATGCGCGCCCCGGCACGGTGATGCGCGAGGGCGCCGAGATGGCGGTCGATCACATCAACGCGCAAGGCGGCATCAAGGCGCTCGGTGGCGCCAAGCTGAAGCTCGTCGTGCTCGATTCCGGTGACACCACGGAGAAGGCCAAGAACGCGGCCCAGCGGATGGTGGCGCAGGAGACCGATCTGGTCGCGGCCAGCGGCGCCTACCTTTCCTCCTTCACCCTCGCGGTGACCGAGGTCACCGAGCGCGCCAACCTGCCCATGCTCACCCTCTCCTACTCCGACCTCATCACCGAGCGCGGATTCAAATACGTGTTCCAGACCGCGGCCACCGCGGGTTCACAGGCGAAGCAGGCGTTGCCGCAGCTCATCAAGCTGGCAGAGACGGCCTCGGGCAAGCGGCCGAAGACGGTCGCGATCCTGACCGACAACACCGGCGCCTCGATCGCCTCCGCAAAGGCGATGCGCGAAGGCCTGCTGGCGGAGAACCAGCTGCAGCTGATCGTCGACGAGACGTTCACGCCGCCCTTGGCGGACGCGACGTCGCTGGTGCAGAAGATCCGCTCGGCGAAACCCGATCTGCTGTTCTTCCTGCCGACGGTGATCTCGGACGCAAAGCTGCTGCTCGAGAAGATGAACGAATTCGGCCTCGGCCAGGGCAAGGTTCCGACGATCTCGTTCGGCATCGCGATCGCCGAGCCGGACATGCTGCAGACCGTCAGCCCCGAACTGCTTCAGGGCGTCTTGACCTGCGTCGCGAGCTGGGGCGCCAAGGGCCACGAGGCGCTGATCGCCGAATTGAAGACCCGCTACAAGGAGCCGTGGATGACGCAGAACGCGATCTCCACCTATGGCGACATGTGGGTGATCAAGGACGCGCTGGAGAAGGCCGGCAAGGCTGATCGCGTCGCCGTCGGCGAGGCGCTGCGCACGATGGATGGCGGTCCCTCCAAATATTACCCGCTGGGCGAGATCAAGTTCGACGAGAAGGGCCGCCGGGTCGGCGCCGGCATGACCATCGTGCAGTGGCAGTCCGGCGTGCCGGTGACGGTATTCCCGCCCGAGCTCGCGCTGGCAAAGCCGTTCTGGCCGAAGACCTGA
- a CDS encoding ABC transporter substrate-binding protein, whose amino-acid sequence MNKTSKGLSRRTVLSGAAAVSLAGVARAQAPAEVKVGLIVPLSGIYTRPGQVMKMGAEMGIEHINAQGGIKALGGAKLKLVVIDCGDTTEKAKNAAQRMVAQEPDLVAATGSYLSSFTLAVTEVTERAELPMLTLSYSDLLTDRGFKYIFQTAATASRQSELGLPTLMKLAEKASGKRPKTVAMLMDNTATSVATAKALKEKLFAQEGLQLVVEEVWTPPLSDATPLIQKVRSAKPDLLLFMPNAVSDAKLGLEKISEFGLGQGKIPTVSFSITIAEPDMLQSVSPEIVQGIMTIVASWGAKGHEALIAELKAKYKEPWATQNVISTYGDMWVMKEALEKAGKADRNAVAQALRSLDAGDSKYYPGGQLKFDEKGRRVGAGVVIVQWQSGVPVTVYPPELAQAEPFWPKKS is encoded by the coding sequence ATGAACAAGACATCGAAGGGGCTTTCGCGCCGGACCGTGCTGTCCGGGGCCGCCGCCGTCAGCCTTGCCGGCGTGGCACGCGCGCAAGCACCCGCCGAGGTCAAGGTCGGGCTGATCGTGCCGCTGTCGGGCATCTACACCCGCCCCGGCCAGGTGATGAAGATGGGCGCCGAGATGGGCATCGAGCACATCAACGCGCAGGGCGGCATCAAGGCGCTCGGCGGCGCCAAGTTGAAGCTGGTCGTGATCGATTGCGGCGACACCACCGAGAAGGCCAAGAACGCGGCACAGCGCATGGTCGCGCAGGAGCCGGATCTCGTTGCCGCCACCGGCTCCTATCTCTCGTCCTTCACGCTTGCGGTCACTGAGGTCACCGAGCGTGCCGAACTGCCGATGCTGACGCTCTCTTATTCGGACCTTTTGACCGACCGCGGCTTCAAATACATCTTCCAGACCGCCGCGACCGCGAGCCGCCAGTCCGAACTCGGACTGCCGACGTTGATGAAGCTCGCCGAGAAAGCATCCGGCAAGAGGCCGAAGACCGTGGCGATGCTGATGGACAACACCGCAACCTCGGTCGCCACCGCCAAGGCGCTGAAGGAGAAGCTGTTCGCGCAGGAGGGCCTCCAGCTCGTGGTGGAGGAAGTCTGGACCCCACCACTCTCGGATGCGACGCCGCTGATCCAGAAGGTTCGTTCGGCAAAGCCAGATCTGCTGCTCTTCATGCCGAACGCGGTCTCGGACGCAAAGCTCGGGCTGGAGAAGATCAGCGAGTTCGGTCTCGGCCAGGGCAAGATCCCGACCGTGTCCTTCAGCATCACCATCGCCGAGCCCGACATGCTCCAGAGCGTGAGCCCGGAGATCGTACAGGGCATCATGACCATCGTCGCCAGCTGGGGCGCGAAGGGTCACGAAGCACTGATCGCCGAGCTCAAGGCCAAGTACAAGGAGCCTTGGGCGACGCAGAACGTCATTTCGACCTATGGCGACATGTGGGTGATGAAGGAGGCGCTGGAAAAGGCCGGCAAAGCCGACCGCAATGCGGTCGCACAGGCCTTGCGGTCGCTGGATGCCGGCGATTCGAAATATTATCCGGGCGGTCAGCTCAAATTCGACGAAAAGGGCCGCCGCGTCGGCGCCGGCGTCGTCATCGTGCAATGGCAGTCGGGCGTACCGGTCACCGTTTATCCGCCCGAGCTCGCGCAGGCAGAGCCGTTCTGGCCGAAGAAATCCTAA
- a CDS encoding MmgE/PrpD family protein, with translation MTIGPTGSGKLSLARQMARSALALDLGDFGPDVVAKAKLCLLDFLSCAFEAGQHAWSRQAVAIAQGGGNTTIIGTSQLSSPADAAFANAVMGHGLVREDMHAASIAHHGVVIWPTLLALSEQAPLHGARLLAAAIIGYETGARIGRALLTSDLARLYRPTGLVAPPGAALAGSFALGLSEDVATSAIAIATNTSSGLNEWPHAGGSDMYFHPGFAASNAIKAIGLAAAGAFGSETILDGEAGLFAAYRRQAAPASIALFPDGECEIMAVYNKPVPACNFAQTAAQAALRVSHELASPDEIDRVVIRAPDAAVRYPGCDSMGPYRNALQAKMSIPFSVAATLARGEIEEENYSELDDADIIRLVAITDLEADPGFTAAFPGKQGADVTVHLRSGRTIRHALPDVIAATPSEIRGRFRAAAARVLGEDRAHRLEQLVDDCERLGNAGAIAAQCRLETERVLRSAS, from the coding sequence ATGACGATCGGCCCGACCGGATCAGGCAAACTCTCGCTCGCGCGCCAGATGGCGCGGAGCGCGCTTGCACTCGATCTCGGTGATTTCGGGCCGGACGTCGTCGCCAAGGCAAAGCTCTGCCTGCTCGACTTCCTGTCCTGCGCCTTCGAGGCCGGCCAGCATGCCTGGAGCCGCCAGGCCGTCGCGATCGCACAAGGCGGCGGCAACACGACGATCATCGGAACGTCGCAACTCTCCTCGCCGGCCGATGCCGCCTTCGCCAATGCCGTGATGGGGCATGGCCTCGTCCGCGAGGACATGCATGCGGCCAGCATCGCGCACCACGGCGTCGTGATCTGGCCGACATTGCTCGCGCTGTCGGAACAGGCGCCGCTGCACGGCGCAAGGCTGCTCGCCGCCGCCATCATCGGCTATGAGACCGGCGCGCGGATCGGCCGCGCTTTGCTGACCTCCGATCTCGCCCGCCTCTATCGTCCGACCGGCCTCGTGGCCCCTCCGGGCGCGGCGCTCGCCGGAAGTTTTGCGCTCGGCCTCTCCGAGGACGTAGCCACCAGCGCCATCGCGATCGCGACCAACACGTCCAGCGGACTGAACGAATGGCCGCATGCCGGTGGCTCCGACATGTATTTCCATCCGGGCTTTGCAGCCAGCAATGCGATCAAGGCGATCGGCCTGGCCGCAGCCGGCGCTTTCGGCTCCGAAACCATCCTCGACGGCGAGGCCGGCCTGTTCGCCGCATATCGCCGCCAGGCCGCGCCAGCCAGCATCGCGCTCTTCCCTGATGGCGAGTGCGAGATCATGGCCGTCTACAACAAGCCGGTGCCGGCCTGCAACTTCGCGCAGACCGCCGCGCAGGCCGCGCTCCGCGTCTCGCACGAGCTCGCCAGCCCTGACGAGATCGACCGGGTCGTCATCCGCGCGCCCGATGCCGCCGTTCGCTATCCCGGGTGCGATTCGATGGGGCCCTACCGCAACGCGCTGCAGGCCAAGATGAGCATTCCCTTCAGCGTCGCGGCGACGCTGGCGCGGGGCGAGATCGAGGAAGAGAATTACTCCGAGCTCGACGATGCCGACATCATTCGCCTCGTCGCGATCACGGATCTCGAGGCCGATCCTGGCTTCACCGCCGCCTTCCCCGGCAAGCAGGGCGCGGACGTGACCGTGCATCTGCGCAGTGGCCGGACGATCCGGCACGCGCTGCCCGACGTGATCGCGGCAACGCCTTCAGAAATTCGCGGCCGCTTTCGCGCTGCCGCTGCCAGAGTTCTCGGCGAGGATCGCGCGCACCGGCTCGAACAACTCGTCGACGATTGCGAGCGGCTCGGCAATGCCGGCGCCATTGCGGCGCAATGCCGCCTAGAGACGGAACGGGTCTTACGATCGGCATCATAA
- a CDS encoding GntR family transcriptional regulator codes for MERRSELQSTLRIEDVPTVRAMVAQKLREAIMSGTLKPGQRLVERELCEMMGVSRPSIREALRALEADGLVNTVPHRGPVVSTISLEEARQLYAARAVLEGYAGRECARLHDPEVARRIGDALTRLKAAAARQDLVGCLEAKTDFYAALIAGCRNAFIERMLKPLHDRIQLLRITSMSQPKRINKSLREVTAIWRAIQSGDADLAERCCVDHINAAAVAALDMIEKSSAAKEAAPSDD; via the coding sequence ATGGAAAGACGTAGCGAATTGCAGTCGACACTCCGCATCGAGGACGTCCCGACCGTCCGGGCGATGGTCGCGCAAAAGCTGCGGGAGGCGATCATGTCCGGAACGCTGAAACCGGGCCAGCGCCTGGTCGAGCGCGAGCTCTGCGAGATGATGGGCGTCAGCCGCCCCTCGATCCGCGAAGCGCTGCGCGCCCTCGAGGCCGACGGGCTGGTCAATACCGTCCCGCACCGTGGCCCCGTGGTCTCGACGATCAGCCTGGAGGAAGCCCGGCAGCTCTACGCGGCACGCGCGGTCCTCGAAGGATACGCGGGCCGCGAATGCGCCCGGCTTCATGACCCGGAAGTCGCACGCCGGATCGGGGATGCCCTGACACGGCTGAAGGCCGCTGCCGCCAGGCAGGATCTGGTCGGCTGCCTGGAAGCCAAGACCGATTTCTACGCCGCGCTGATCGCCGGCTGCCGCAACGCGTTCATCGAGCGCATGCTCAAGCCGCTCCACGACCGCATCCAGCTATTGCGCATTACGTCGATGTCGCAGCCGAAGCGAATCAACAAGAGCCTGCGCGAGGTCACGGCGATCTGGCGCGCGATCCAGAGCGGCGATGCGGATCTCGCCGAGCGCTGCTGCGTCGACCACATCAACGCGGCCGCAGTGGCCGCGCTGGACATGATTGAAAAATCGTCGGCGGCCAAGGAGGCGGCGCCTTCCGACGACTGA
- a CDS encoding branched-chain amino acid ABC transporter ATP-binding protein/permease, producing MLRTRSFLPPLLFTLAYAGISLGVTNSYYQLILTLVPVWAVFGLSWNLLSGYTGLISFGHAAFFGIGAYATALGQIYFNISPWLLIPIAAMLGGIAGLLIGFPTFRLQGHYFALAMLAYPLAILYVFEWLGFQEVTLPIKRDAPIAFMQFTDPHIYTLLGLAIMLATIVLTQVIERSRFGMALLAIKQNEAAAEAAGINTLAWKLRAITLSGAIAAAIGGFYAQVLLVVTPQSVFGMLVSAQALTVAMFGGVGTVWGPVIGSVILIPLAEILHAEAGARIPGIQGVIFGIAIVCVILLAPEGLFWKMRDLVRKRNASKATVSDATEATTTNVTPLKPAARQRAATGEVVLEVRNLSRSFGGLKAVQDVSFKLHKNEILGIIGPNGAGKTTLFNLLNGFLKPSQGEVLIDGRNMSGQRPHVICEAGIGRTFQVMRPFLRMSILDNVVVGAYVRASSDEEARKLAADAVARVGLSAVASRVAGELSTKELRLMELARAIAGQPRILLLDETLAGLGHGEADEVVAVIQQLARDGMTIAIIEHTMQAMVRLVDRFLVLDHGAVITEGLPEVVTRDDRVIEAYLGKKWVGHAAN from the coding sequence ATGCTCCGGACGCGTTCCTTCCTGCCGCCCCTGCTCTTCACCCTCGCTTACGCCGGGATCTCGCTCGGCGTCACCAACTCATACTACCAGCTGATCCTGACGCTGGTGCCGGTCTGGGCGGTGTTCGGCCTGTCCTGGAACCTGCTCAGCGGATACACCGGGCTGATCTCGTTCGGCCATGCCGCCTTCTTCGGGATCGGCGCCTATGCGACCGCGCTCGGGCAGATCTATTTCAACATCTCGCCCTGGCTGCTGATCCCGATCGCTGCCATGCTCGGCGGCATCGCCGGGCTCCTGATCGGATTTCCGACCTTCCGCCTGCAGGGCCACTACTTCGCGCTGGCGATGCTCGCCTATCCGCTCGCCATTCTCTACGTATTCGAATGGCTCGGCTTCCAGGAGGTGACGCTTCCGATCAAGCGCGACGCGCCGATCGCCTTCATGCAGTTCACCGATCCCCACATCTACACGCTGCTGGGGCTCGCCATCATGCTGGCCACCATCGTGCTGACGCAGGTGATCGAGCGCTCGCGCTTCGGCATGGCGCTGCTTGCGATCAAGCAGAACGAGGCCGCGGCCGAAGCGGCCGGCATCAATACGCTGGCCTGGAAGCTGCGCGCGATCACCCTGAGCGGCGCCATCGCCGCCGCCATCGGCGGTTTCTACGCGCAGGTGCTGCTGGTCGTGACCCCGCAATCGGTGTTCGGCATGCTGGTGTCCGCGCAGGCACTGACGGTCGCAATGTTTGGCGGCGTCGGCACGGTCTGGGGTCCGGTCATCGGCTCGGTGATCCTGATCCCGCTCGCCGAGATCCTCCATGCGGAAGCCGGCGCGCGCATCCCCGGCATTCAGGGCGTCATCTTCGGCATCGCAATCGTCTGCGTCATCCTGCTGGCGCCGGAAGGCCTGTTCTGGAAAATGCGCGATCTTGTGCGCAAGCGGAACGCATCGAAGGCAACGGTCAGTGACGCGACGGAGGCAACGACCACCAACGTCACACCGCTGAAGCCCGCCGCGCGGCAGCGCGCCGCGACGGGCGAGGTCGTGCTCGAGGTCCGCAACCTCTCGCGCTCGTTCGGCGGCCTCAAGGCCGTGCAGGATGTCAGCTTCAAGCTGCACAAGAACGAGATCCTCGGCATCATCGGCCCCAATGGCGCGGGCAAGACGACGCTGTTCAACCTCCTCAACGGCTTCCTGAAGCCGAGCCAGGGCGAGGTGCTGATCGACGGCCGCAACATGTCCGGACAGCGGCCGCACGTGATCTGCGAGGCCGGCATCGGCCGTACCTTCCAGGTGATGCGGCCGTTCCTGCGCATGTCGATCCTCGACAATGTCGTGGTCGGCGCCTATGTGCGCGCAAGCTCCGACGAGGAAGCCCGCAAGCTGGCCGCCGACGCGGTCGCGCGTGTCGGACTCTCCGCCGTGGCCAGTCGTGTCGCCGGCGAGCTCTCGACCAAGGAGTTGCGGCTGATGGAGCTGGCTCGCGCGATCGCCGGCCAGCCGCGCATCCTGCTGCTCGACGAAACGCTCGCGGGCCTCGGCCATGGCGAAGCGGACGAGGTCGTCGCCGTGATCCAGCAGCTCGCGCGCGACGGCATGACCATCGCCATCATCGAGCACACCATGCAGGCGATGGTCCGCCTGGTCGATCGCTTCCTCGTGCTCGACCACGGCGCCGTCATCACCGAGGGCCTGCCGGAAGTGGTGACGCGCGACGACCGTGTGATCGAGGCCTATCTCGGCAAGAAGTGGGTGGGCCATGCTGCGAATTGA
- a CDS encoding branched-chain amino acid ABC transporter permease, which produces MEGFLQALAAGLLIGAVYGLMCVGLGLIFGVMRVINFAHGDFMMLGMYTAFYLFTAAGVQALFGNTVGPFVAILLAGPVLAVFGYFVHRTLISRVSGTRTASLEGEGHYAQLILTLGIALILQNGGLIVFGSVLASIRTPLSSSAWELGPFFDMSIFLNKARSIDAVVSLAMMILLSLLIARTRIGKSLRAAADNPTAATYMGIDVDRAHRTAFALGCGITAIAGGLLATNYPFHPFVGLEYVIVMYAGVVLGGMGSIIGAFWGGMTIGLVQQMSTLILPTQLQNAAIFAVFLLIIFFRPQGFFGRMVERT; this is translated from the coding sequence ATGGAAGGATTTCTGCAAGCGCTCGCCGCGGGCCTGCTGATTGGCGCCGTCTATGGGCTGATGTGCGTCGGGCTCGGCCTAATCTTCGGCGTCATGCGCGTCATCAACTTCGCTCACGGCGATTTCATGATGCTTGGCATGTATACCGCCTTCTATCTCTTCACCGCCGCCGGCGTGCAGGCTCTGTTCGGCAATACGGTCGGGCCGTTCGTCGCCATCCTGCTGGCCGGCCCCGTGCTCGCCGTGTTCGGCTATTTCGTCCATCGGACGCTGATCTCGCGCGTCTCCGGCACGCGCACCGCCTCGCTCGAAGGCGAAGGCCATTACGCCCAGCTCATCCTCACGCTCGGCATCGCGCTGATCCTGCAGAACGGCGGCCTCATCGTGTTCGGCTCGGTGCTGGCCTCGATCCGCACGCCGCTGTCGAGCTCGGCCTGGGAGCTCGGCCCGTTCTTCGACATGAGCATCTTCCTCAACAAGGCCCGCAGCATCGATGCGGTCGTGTCGCTCGCCATGATGATCCTGCTCTCGCTGCTGATCGCGCGCACCCGGATCGGCAAGTCGCTCCGCGCCGCCGCCGACAATCCGACCGCGGCGACCTATATGGGCATCGACGTCGACCGCGCGCACCGCACTGCGTTCGCACTCGGCTGCGGCATCACCGCGATTGCCGGCGGCCTGCTCGCCACCAACTATCCGTTCCATCCGTTCGTCGGTCTCGAATACGTCATCGTCATGTATGCCGGCGTCGTGCTCGGCGGAATGGGCAGCATCATCGGCGCATTCTGGGGCGGCATGACGATCGGCCTCGTGCAGCAGATGTCGACGCTGATCCTGCCGACGCAATTGCAGAACGCCGCGATCTTCGCCGTCTTCCTCCTCATCATCTTCTTCCGTCCGCAGGGCTTCTTCGGGCGCATGGTCGAGAGGACGTGA
- a CDS encoding SDR family oxidoreductase: protein MTEQSGQTVVLTGAAGGMGRAITKALLESGRRVVLVDRDPKALQELAATGGDAVFPIQLDISDAKAADGMPDAIPGHFKPVDVLINNAGHDIGGRTRFDIGSADDWSNIIQTNLIGLMRVTRAILPGMVLRNTGHVVNISSINAVRIVPDMAAYSTSKAGVHMFTETLRGELAETAIRVTELQPGLTRTNIILTRYRGDTQKEKDYFEQFRMALDPADIARSIVFALDQPPHVQIAEMMILPVNRY from the coding sequence ATGACTGAACAATCGGGCCAGACCGTCGTGCTGACGGGTGCCGCCGGCGGCATGGGTCGCGCCATCACCAAGGCGCTGCTGGAGAGCGGCCGCCGCGTCGTGCTGGTCGATCGCGATCCCAAGGCGCTGCAGGAACTGGCGGCGACGGGCGGGGACGCGGTGTTTCCGATCCAGCTCGACATCAGCGACGCAAAGGCCGCGGATGGCATGCCGGATGCGATTCCCGGTCATTTCAAGCCGGTCGACGTCCTCATCAACAATGCCGGACACGATATCGGTGGGCGGACCCGCTTCGACATCGGCTCCGCGGACGACTGGTCCAACATCATCCAGACCAATCTGATCGGCCTGATGCGCGTTACCCGCGCGATCCTCCCCGGCATGGTCCTGCGCAATACCGGCCATGTCGTCAACATCAGCTCGATCAATGCCGTCCGTATCGTCCCTGACATGGCCGCCTACAGCACCAGCAAGGCGGGCGTGCACATGTTCACTGAGACCCTCCGGGGCGAGCTGGCGGAAACCGCAATCAGGGTGACCGAGCTCCAGCCCGGCCTGACCCGGACCAATATCATCCTGACCCGCTACCGCGGCGATACGCAGAAGGAAAAGGACTATTTCGAGCAGTTCAGGATGGCGCTCGATCCGGCCGATATCGCCCGGTCCATCGTCTTTGCCCTCGACCAGCCGCCGCACGTTCAAATTGCCGAAATGATGATTCTGCCTGTAAACCGGTACTGA
- a CDS encoding SDR family oxidoreductase, with protein MAVMKGKWALVTGATAGLGRAMADGLAGAGANIVLHDLLAPKQTADELRARFGVEVVAASADLAQREAIEAMMADLVSRCGGIDILVNNAVIRHFSAIEQFPPEKWEQALAVNLSAPFHLIRLALPAMKQRGWGRIINLGSIYSSRAVEERIDYVTTKTAILGITRAVAIETARSGITCNTICPGTLPTPAILNKIAGIAANSGRPVDDVTRKYLGERQPTQRFIGMDAVAAMVVFICSPAANDITGASLPIDGGWSVA; from the coding sequence ATGGCTGTGATGAAGGGCAAATGGGCACTCGTGACCGGCGCGACCGCGGGCCTCGGACGGGCCATGGCGGACGGCCTTGCCGGCGCGGGTGCCAACATTGTCCTTCACGATCTCCTCGCGCCGAAGCAGACCGCGGACGAACTCCGCGCCCGCTTCGGCGTGGAGGTCGTCGCGGCAAGCGCCGATCTCGCCCAGCGCGAGGCGATCGAGGCCATGATGGCCGATTTGGTCAGCCGCTGCGGCGGCATCGATATTCTCGTCAACAACGCCGTCATCAGGCATTTCTCTGCCATCGAGCAGTTTCCGCCCGAGAAATGGGAACAGGCGCTGGCCGTCAACCTGTCGGCCCCGTTCCACCTGATCCGCCTGGCGCTGCCGGCGATGAAGCAGCGCGGCTGGGGGCGGATCATCAATCTGGGCTCGATCTATTCGAGCCGCGCGGTCGAGGAGCGCATCGACTACGTCACCACCAAGACCGCGATTTTGGGCATCACCCGTGCCGTCGCCATCGAGACGGCCCGCAGCGGGATCACCTGCAACACGATCTGCCCGGGCACGCTGCCGACGCCGGCGATCCTCAACAAGATCGCCGGCATTGCTGCCAATAGCGGCCGTCCGGTCGATGACGTGACGCGCAAATATCTCGGCGAGCGCCAGCCGACGCAGCGCTTCATCGGAATGGATGCGGTCGCCGCCATGGTCGTTTTTATCTGTAGCCCGGCCGCAAACGACATCACCGGAGCCAGCCTGCCCATCGACGGCGGCTGGTCGGTCGCATGA
- a CDS encoding carboxymuconolactone decarboxylase family protein, producing MDKATYDRGLEIRKSVLGNEFVDKAIASADEFNRPMQDLTTEYCWGYVWGREGLTRKTRSFLNLAMLCALNRPHELKTHVRGALANGATKEEIREVFMQVAIYCGVPAGVDAFRNAKEVFAELDKK from the coding sequence ATGGACAAGGCGACCTATGACCGCGGCCTCGAAATCCGCAAAAGCGTGCTCGGCAACGAGTTCGTCGACAAGGCGATCGCGTCCGCGGACGAGTTCAATCGCCCGATGCAGGACCTCACCACGGAATATTGCTGGGGTTACGTCTGGGGCCGCGAGGGCCTGACACGCAAGACCCGCAGTTTCCTGAACCTGGCGATGCTCTGCGCGCTCAATCGCCCGCACGAGCTGAAGACGCATGTCCGCGGCGCGCTCGCCAACGGCGCCACCAAGGAGGAAATCCGCGAGGTCTTCATGCAGGTCGCGATCTATTGCGGCGTGCCCGCCGGCGTCGATGCGTTCCGCAACGCCAAGGAAGTCTTCGCCGAGCTCGACAAGAAGTAG
- a CDS encoding ABC transporter ATP-binding protein: MLRIEGLSAGYSAKPVLNNVSINVGAGEFVAIVGPNGAGKTTLFKTISGIVKPSGGGITFDGVDLLAVPPPQRAHLGIAHVPEGRQVFPSLTVMENLEMGAMTESGRRDWRGNIERIFEWLPVLKERRNQFAGTMSGGQQQMLAIGRGLASSPKLLMLDEPSMGLAPSTADFIFDRLIEIRRQSGLTMLLVEQRVAEALESADHGYVLEAGHVVLEGNNDTLRADDRVRKAYLGM, encoded by the coding sequence ATGCTGCGAATTGAAGGATTGAGCGCGGGCTATTCCGCAAAACCCGTCCTGAATAACGTCTCGATCAATGTCGGCGCCGGCGAGTTCGTCGCGATCGTCGGCCCCAACGGCGCCGGCAAGACCACGCTGTTCAAGACGATCTCCGGCATCGTGAAGCCGAGCGGCGGCGGAATCACCTTCGACGGCGTTGATCTCCTCGCCGTACCGCCGCCGCAGCGCGCCCATCTCGGCATCGCCCACGTCCCCGAAGGCCGCCAGGTGTTCCCGTCACTGACTGTGATGGAGAACCTGGAGATGGGTGCGATGACCGAGAGCGGCAGGCGTGATTGGCGGGGCAATATCGAGCGGATATTCGAATGGCTGCCGGTGCTGAAGGAGCGCCGCAACCAGTTCGCGGGTACGATGTCCGGGGGCCAGCAGCAGATGCTTGCGATCGGCCGCGGCCTCGCCTCCTCGCCGAAGCTCCTGATGCTGGACGAGCCCTCGATGGGCCTTGCGCCCTCGACCGCGGACTTCATCTTCGATCGGCTGATCGAGATCCGCCGCCAGTCCGGGCTGACCATGCTGCTGGTCGAGCAGCGCGTCGCGGAGGCGCTGGAATCGGCCGACCACGGCTACGTTCTCGAAGCCGGACATGTCGTGCTCGAAGGCAACAACGACACGCTGCGCGCCGACGACCGCGTGCGCAAGGCCTATCTCGGCATGTGA